The genomic DNA GGCTGATAACTATTTATTTCTGCCCATGCACACCGCAGGGGTGTTTGCTTTTTAGTATTCTTATGTCGCCTACCTGTATGTGCTGAATATCCCAATAAAGCTGGTTAAGTTACAGAATCAATAAAGCAGATTTTCCACACATTTTGCACCCTTGCTTTAACAAAGCCTTGATTTCCTATTCATCCACAGAGATGCCCCCCCTTTGCTGCCCAGTGATACAACTCAGGGGTACAGGACAGTCAAAGCCAAGCTCGGCTGTAAAAAGGTGCGTCCCTGGAAGTGGATGCCCTTCACCAATCCAGCTCGCAGGGATGGGGCTATATTCCACCACTGGAGACGTGTGGCAGAGGAGGGCAAGGACTACCCTTTTGCACGCTTTAACAAGGTAGGGATGACTGCACTCAAAAACAGAGAATCGATTTTTACAGTTTCCCGTTTTCAGTCATCTGCTCCTTTTCAGATGTATGCACTCATTTACTCTGTTCTCCTGTCTGCCGTTATAGACAGTGCAGATCCCAGTGTACTCAGAGCAGGAATATCAGGTGCATCTCCACGACGATGGCTGGACTAAAGCAGAGACAGACCACCTGTTTGACTTGTGCAAGCGCTTCGACCTGCGCTTCGTAGTTGTCCACGACCGCTACGACCACCAGCAATACAGGGTAATCTCACATTCCCCTTCACTGGAGACATATGCAAAGAAATCATCATGCTGTAAGTTAaagcacacatttttttgtgacaTTCTTCCATGTATGCCTTTCAGAAACGATCTGTGGAAGACCTGAAAGAACGGTATTATAGTATTTGTGGTAAGCTGACCAAGGTCCGCGCAGCTTCAGGGACAGAGCCCAAGATCTACATCTTTGATGCTGGCCATGAAAGGCGCCGTAAGGAGCAGCTGGAGAAGCTCTTCAATCGCACACCTGAACAAGTAAGTAACTTTGTGCATTGATTTGGATTTTTATATTGTTAGCCAGGATGATGAACATCAGGCTGAGCATTAACCAATTATaactttatttgttaatttagtTTGCTTTTTAGGGAAATAAAGcaaacaatattgccaaagcttGTGAGATGTTTGTCTGCCTCTTAGATATTATAATTGCACTTCCCTTGTTTTTCCTGCAGGTGGCAGAAGAGGAATATCTCATTCAAGAGCTAAGGAAGATTGAGACCAGGAAGAAAGAACGAGAGAAGAAGGCCCAGGATCTGCAGAAACTCATTAAAGCAGCTGACACAACCACAGAGTTAAGACGAGCCGAAAAGAGGGTATCCAAGAAGAAGCTCccacaaaaaagagaaacagaaaaaccgGTATGATAAAGGAGCGAAGTCAAGCACAAGCAAACCATTCATACCTGAGAAATACTAACCGACACGTTAAAGCGTCATTAGAAGCAacgttattttcattattgcgATGTCATATCTGTTAACCTCATGATGGTGCTCATTCAGACCAATAGTACACTGAAATATTGAAGATTCAGCTCAGTGtcattattttgtattcatcattttatattgttttgatGGAGCAGCTGTGTCTCAGAGAAACTGAGGGGGCTGTATTGTCTGTGTGGTGACTCACTGTAAAGGCCGTATTTATCCCGtaatacattttgaatcatTTTACATGTCAGGTCTGTCCAGAGTTCACAGTGGCGCAATATATTGTCTCTTATCagttatttcttcttctttaggCTGTTCCAGAGACAGCAGGCATCAAGTTCCCCGACTTCAAATCAGCAGGGGTCACACTGCGCAGTCAGAGGGTGAGTAAAACTAGATCCTAATGAGGTATTTAAACTACAAAAGGAGTATTCTGAAACATATATTCAGGTTAATACTTTACTTTGGCTCTCTAAAACCAGCGAAGAAGCTAAAACaccaatttaaaacaaataacaaacctGAGACTGCACAGTTCAGAAATAGTCCAATAACTCTGTATTAGGGAACTTTCTCTATACTGTGCTATTTATCATTTGGATTGAtgttaaaacattacatttaaactttcttaacatgaatttaaatttaaagtttTGAATAAACCACCATTAATATCAAGACAATTTAGCGAAGCTTGACCCTGCAGTTGATGTATGTGAGAAACCAGAGTGTCTGACTTGAGCCCAGCTATCTCTCATTAGCAGTGAGATGATTAATTCTGTTAGTGACTAGCTAATATCTGTAAGACCTAGCAAGGGGACTCTTATTCATCTTTAAGACTGATGAGGAGCTGCCGCTCTCTATGGAAAATGCATTAGCACTGCTAAAGGAGTGGAGTACCCCTCTAGCTAATCAGTCAGACAGAGTTCAGTGGATAAAGACATTTTGATCTGGCCTGCTGAAGTGCATTTCAAACGAATTAAAAGCCCCAAGGTGGAGCTGTTTATCCTAATATCTCCGGCACCTTGAATCACACccgtgtgtgtctctctgtgtgtttatgtgtgattCAGATGAAACTGCCAAGCTCTGTTGGCCAAAAGAAGATCAAGGCCATTGAGCAGATTCTGATGGAGCAAGGAGTGGGTAAGTGTGAATAAACATTAGAAATCAGCTAACCTTTCAAAGTTTTACATTTAAGCTCTCTGCAACAGACGTAGAATAAAAGGATACTACATTTGAGGTCCTGATATGGTACAATAAAGGAAAACatacacctttttttattttattttgtctaaaAGCCATTTAAAGGCAAGATACTTTTGAAATGTGTACCAATAGAAAAGAGAACAGTGCAGTTTAACAGCAGTCTTTTACCCTACCAAGAATAATGACTGTCTTTTGGGCTAGACTGAGTAGCAAGGTAACCACCTACAATATCTACATGAAAGGGTTTCTCACATCATCATCTACCCACCATAATAAACTCACAATTCTAGAAGTTTTGCTGTGTCAATCAAAGCGGTTCAATCTAATTTTCAGTCTTCTTTGCACTTGTGTCTGTCTATGGATCCAGATCTTAACCCCATGCCCACGGAGGAGATTGTTCAGATGTTCAATGAGCTTCGTAGCGACCTGGTGCTTCTGTATGAGCTAAAGCAGGCACACAGCAATTGTGAGTACGAACAACAGATGTTGCGTCATCGTTATGAGGCCCTGCTGAAGGCTGGCAGCGGAGGCGTGTGTGGTGGAATCACAGCGGCCGCACTAGCCGCCACAACACTGAGCGGGGAACTCAATGCCACCAACAGCACTACAGCATCCACCCCAGGGGGTGAAGCTCAGTCCTGGCCCAGTGCAGACGACATCAAGGTGGAAGCCAAGGAGCAGATCATTGATGTTGTAGGAGCACCACTTACCCCCAATTCAGTAAGTCTTCACAGCTTAGACACAAACTCTTCCAAACAAGGAGTAAAATCATGGCAAGCTTCCCCTTCAGATCTGCCAGCATGTTGTGGAAATGGCCTTTGATTGTAAACTGGTAAAATACTTTCATGACTGTTAGGGATGCAGAAAGAGTGGAATATCCTTCCCAGAACCTGATGTGATTGTTTTGTCTGTCACGTTGCAGCGCAAACGGAGAGAGTCTGCATCCAGCTCGTCTTCGATCAAAAAGGTGAAGAAGCCCTGATGAGGACGAGAGCACTGGTTGGTACACGGTTGAGGAAAAGGAGCCGTGTTAGTTATTGTGGTCATGGTGGAGACGCACACAAGTGTATGGCTGGACAAGAGGGACACAGAAGCAGGCCACCATATTTCTCTCCGTTTACAAAGAAGCACCAgtgacttcacacacacacatacacacacaactttTCACCTACCAGCGACACCTCTCCAGCCCCTTCCCATCTCTTCTCAGCATCTTTGTGACAAAGGCAACAACTGAGTGACATTTCATTCCATTACCGCTCGACTCCCTGCCTCCACCATTGCTCTGCCTTAGATGAGGCAAGATCAACTGTAAATTGCCAGGCTGAGCTAATCGGGACATGGGGAAGAAGGTGGGAATGACTGGGTAATTGAAATGAATTGGAATGAAAGAAGAGACGCTGGGAGTGGGAGGACCTGGAGACGCAATGCTCATTTGACCcatctgaggtttttttttttttttttcccctagtCTAATCATGCCATAGTGTTTactggaaatgtgtttttgtgttagcCTTTAGTGCCCACTGAAGCTCTCTCTTGAACCGGAGTGCGTCTCGCTCCCTGACAGATGGAGCTTCCACCTGCTGCCCGttctttatttgtgttgtttgtccCCAGGTAACCTTGAAGATGCTTTAGTCAATGATTCAATAaacctcattgtttttttttttccttgctgcGTATCATCTATGTTTATGCCTTTGCGGTCCCTTTCTCATTTCAAGCATGTGTCTCTCTTTTTCAGATGAGGTCTGATCTCGGAGGTAATTAGTGTTGAATACACATTTGCTGGGGAAATTGTAGGATCACGACATTCTTACCTTACCTGTCATCTAAGTTAAGTGACAACTAATGACTTCATTAATATGATAATTAAGCAGTGATCATTCTTAGTTTGGCACAGCCACTGAAACTTCATTAGGTCCCCGCTCCATAATATTGCTAATTGCTTGTCAATTATGTCGTTTAGCCTACTTAGACATTAATTTCTATGCAAATTTACAATACGTTTGCTCAGACGAGGGGAGCAGTTTGATCCGGACgtactgtgtgtatttatataccCTGTAGGTTTTTCAGTTCAAATTGCAGTCTgctttttcttgtatttttcaaGTACATTTCAAGTTATCGCATTCTTCACCCAAGTAGAAGTAAGGGTActtctgttaaaaaaagactggtatgagtAGAAgtactaattcaacttcttaaATCAAGTCAAAAGTTTGAAAGCACAGGCTCTGAAGTGTACTCGAAGTACAAAGGTAAAAGttttccctctgaaggacatttttaTCGGCCATCCATGTCACACCTTTTACTCGAGTCTTCCTCTTTTACTATCTTGTTTCGTCTTGCTACGTCTGCTGTGTTTGATGTCAAATGGTTGAAATCTCTCTTGTCATGTTAGAAAGGCGGCCTACAATGaggccaaaataaaaataatcgaTAATTCCCTTCGaatgcattaaaactaaagtaacgagccAGCTTTTGTACAGATATTTGTGTCAAAATGTCGGGAgtaaacgtaaaaaaaaaagttgttagAAAAATTTAAACAGTACAGATATTTGATATCTTTAGTTAATATAGCAGTCAGTTTTTAAGAATAAATTGTTGTATAAATCAGGTAATGAATGACATATGAATACACCTACCGgtaaaaaccttcagaatatagataaGAGGAAAGCTGAAAGGTTTGGTACCTGTTGGTGcaactgaagtggagatttctgGTTCagcatttgagaaaaaaatgctcTTTCAAGATAAGTaaatgtgtgtgattttgttGGTGTTACTTGTTCCTGCAACTTCTGAGTCCTCCTTTCTTAGCTGTCATTAATTAAACTACTCCCCCAAATTCTGCATCAtcagcacatttaaaacctCTTTGTTTACAGCTCTAATAAGCGCTGCTGAGGTTACAGGAGTAAAACCCATCCACACACTGTGGGCCATttgattgagagagagagagagagaaaaaaaaagagtgag from Sparus aurata chromosome 11, fSpaAur1.1, whole genome shotgun sequence includes the following:
- the dmap1 gene encoding DNA methyltransferase 1-associated protein 1, whose translation is MTTGADVRDILELTGGENDGPISKKDLINSDKKKSKKSTETLTFKRPEGMHREVYALLYSDKKDAPPLLPSDTTQGYRTVKAKLGCKKVRPWKWMPFTNPARRDGAIFHHWRRVAEEGKDYPFARFNKTVQIPVYSEQEYQVHLHDDGWTKAETDHLFDLCKRFDLRFVVVHDRYDHQQYRKRSVEDLKERYYSICGKLTKVRAASGTEPKIYIFDAGHERRRKEQLEKLFNRTPEQVAEEEYLIQELRKIETRKKEREKKAQDLQKLIKAADTTTELRRAEKRVSKKKLPQKRETEKPAVPETAGIKFPDFKSAGVTLRSQRMKLPSSVGQKKIKAIEQILMEQGVDLNPMPTEEIVQMFNELRSDLVLLYELKQAHSNCEYEQQMLRHRYEALLKAGSGGVCGGITAAALAATTLSGELNATNSTTASTPGGEAQSWPSADDIKVEAKEQIIDVVGAPLTPNSRKRRESASSSSSIKKVKKP